From Girardinichthys multiradiatus isolate DD_20200921_A chromosome 3, DD_fGirMul_XY1, whole genome shotgun sequence, the proteins below share one genomic window:
- the gsk3ab gene encoding glycogen synthase kinase 3 alpha b, producing the protein MSGSGRARTSSFAEPPGAPGSAAAGTVSAVAGGSSTGKTGASQASGSGSTSFGNLKLPRDSGKVTTVVATPGQGPDRPQEVSYTDIKVIGNGSFGVVYQARLIDTQEMVAIKKVLQDKRFKNRELQIMRKLDHCNIVRLRYFFYSSGEKKDEVYLNLVLDFVPETVYRVARHFNKAKAIVPIIYVKVYMYQLFRSLAYIHSQGVCHRDIKPQNLLVDPETAILKLCDFGSAKQLVRGEPNVSYICSRYYRAPELIFGATDYTSNIDIWSAGCVLAELLLGQPIFPGDSGVDQLVEIIKVLGTPTREQIREMNPNYTEFKFPQIKAHPWTKVFKPRTPPEAIALCSRLLEYTPVSRLSPLEACAHAFFDELRQPNTRLPSGRELPPLFNFSPVELSIQPQLNSTLIPPHARAQTSPASHEGSVSDSSAQPSSAPGSINNST; encoded by the exons ATGAGCGGCAGCGGGCGGGCCAGGACCAGCTCATTCGCTGAGCCTCCCGGAGCTCCCGGATCTGCTGCAGCCGGTACCGTGTCGGCAGTCGCCGGTGGAAGCTCGACAGGAAAAACTGGGGCTTCACAAGCCAGTGGAAGCGGCTCAACGAGCTTTGGAAATTTGAAACTGCCCA GAGACAGCGGCAAAGTGACGACGGTGGTAGCCACCCCCGGGCAGGGCCCTGACCGCCCGCAGGAAGTGTCCTACACAGACATAAAGGTCATAGGAAATGGCTCGTTTGGAGTGGTCTACCAGGCTCGCCTTATTGACACTCAAGAGATGGTAGCAATTAAGAAAGTACTCCAAGACAAAAGGTTTAAG AATAGGGAGCTCCAGATTATGAGAAAGTTGGACCACTGCAACATTGTGAGGCTACGCTACTTCTTCTACTCAAGTGGAGAGAAG AAAGACGAGGTGTATTTGAATCTTGTGCTGGATTTTGTCCCGGAGACGGTGTACAGGGTGGCTCGGCACTTCAACAAGGCCAAGGCCATTGTCCCCATCATCTATGTTAAG GTGTACATGTACCAGCTGTTTCGCAGTCTGGCTTATATCCATTCCCAGGGCGTTTGTCACAGAGACATCAAGCCTCAGAACCTCCTGGTGGACCCAGAGACAGCCATCCTCAAACTTTGTGACTTTGGCAG TGCAAAGCAGCTAGTTCGAGGGGAGCCAAATGTGTCCTATATTTGTTCACGGTACTACCGTGCCCCAGAGCTCATATTTGGCGCCACCGACTACACGTCCAATATTGACATCTGGTCGGCTGGCTGCGTGTTAGCTGAGCTGCTTCTGGGCCAGCCCATCTTCCCCGGGGACAGTGGTGTGGACCAGCTAGTAGAGATCATTAAG GTTTTGGGGACACCGACAAGGGAGCAGATCCGGGAGATGAACCCTAACTACACGGAGTTTAAATTCCCACAGATCAAAGCACATCCTTGGACAAAG GTGTTTAAGCCTCGCACCCCACCAGAGGCCATTGCCCTCTGCTCCCGGCTGCTGGAATACACACCAGTTTCCAGACTGTCTCCTCTGGAAGCATGCGCGCACGCCTTCTTCGATGAGCTGCGTCAGCCCAACACCCGCCTGCCCAGCGGTCGGGAACTGCCGCCCCTCTTCAACTTCAGTCCTGTTG AGCTGTCCATTCAGCCCCAGTTGAACTCCACACTCATTCCTCCTCATGCTCGTGCACAGACATCGCCCGCCTCACATG AGGGCAGCGTGTCGGACAGTTCTGCCCAGCCCAGCTCAGCACCTGGCTCCATCAACAACAGCACCTGA